From a single Cydia strobilella chromosome 17, ilCydStro3.1, whole genome shotgun sequence genomic region:
- the LOC134748941 gene encoding uncharacterized protein LOC134748941, whose amino-acid sequence MVNCAAACGKPMTTSGVAKCTQCPSVYHKACVNMQRVPVGWACPSCKARTPRRDNTDTPIKSDDFGEEELPSPASMQDVAAQLRMLREEFGAVRGDVAGLRREMAELRDMLEGYSSRIGAVEERVKCLEERMEERPAATTDSELAATVAALKIELCDRDQDLLLNDLEITGIPEVQNENSTHLVGLVARKLGVDLEERDIVFAERVGAARAARVRPRPLVVRLARRGPRAELLRAARVRRGADTTDFGLPGSPCRFYVNERLTRTNRTLFYLARQECKRLDWRYQWTKDGRVYVRRNKDSSARRLRSESDIPEVFPSACVC is encoded by the exons atggtTAATTGCGCGGCGGCTTGTGGGAAACCTATGACGACGTCAGGTGTCGCAAAATGCACCCAATGCCCCTCGGTGTACCATAAGGCGTGCGTTAACATGCAGCGCGTCCCTGTCGGTTGGGCATGCCCGTCATGCAAAGCCAGGACCCCCCGACGGGACAACACAGACACCCCAATAAAGAGCGATGACTTCGGGGAGGAGGAATTACCTTCGCCCGCCTCAATGCAGGACGTCGCAGCGCAATTACGTATGCTTCGCGAGGAGTTCGGAGCCGTGCGCGGAGACGTTGCGGGCCTGCGGCGCGAGATGGCGGAACTGCGCGATATGCTGGAGGGCTACTCGAGCCGTATTGGGGCCGTCGAGGAGAGGGTTAAGTGTCTGGAGGAGCGCATGGAGGAGCGCCCGGCAGCCACCACTGACAGCGAGCTGGCAGCTACCGTGGCAGCTTTAAAAATTGAGTTATGTGACCGCGACCAGGACCTGCTCCTTAATGACCTGGAAATCACAGGGATACCCGAGGTTCAAAACGAGAACTCGACTCACCTTGTAGGCTTGGTTGCTCGCAAACTCGGGGTCGACCTTGAGGAGCGCGACATAGTGTTTGCTGAGCGTGTGG GGGCTGCTAGGGCGGCAAGAgtccgcccgcgcccgctcgtCGTTAGGCTGGCCCGCCGAGGGCCTCGCGCGGAGCTGCTGCGAGCGGCGCGCGTCCGCCGTGGAGCCGACACTACAGACTTCGGCTTGCCGGGCAGCCCGTGCAGGTTCTATGTCAACGAGCGCCTGACGAGAACGAACAGAACACTGTTCTATCTTGCTCGGCAGGAGTGCAAGCGGTTGGACTGGCGGTACCAGTGGACCAAGGATGGACGAGTGTACGTTCGTCGGAACAAGGACTCTTCTGCTCGCCGGCTGCGCTCAGAATCGGACATTCCAGAGGTTTTTCCCAGTGCTTGTGTTTGCTGA